Proteins encoded by one window of Deinococcus radiodurans R1 = ATCC 13939 = DSM 20539:
- a CDS encoding quinone-dependent dihydroorotate dehydrogenase: MYQTVRPLLFRLDAEDAHHLTLRGLELASGVPLLPRLARTLTVPGTQGPGDAALRRTLWGQTPSEQTFESPLGLAAGLDKNAQAVPAFTAFGFGFVEVGTVTPLAQSGNERPRLFRLPEDEALINRMGFNNGGTAAMHARLAVLTDRAAPVWVNIGKNKVTPNEDAAEDYRKCVRALGDLADAFVVNVSSPNTPGLRALQAADDLAALVRAVLDEVEAGRVRTLRRPPVLVKLAPDLHPADFEASVGAVLDAGASGLIISNTTLSRGGLSHPNREQAGGLSGRPLTDRSTELVRDAYRLTRGQVPIVGVGGVFSAEDAYAKLLAGADLVEVYSALIYRGPGLVREINAGLVKLLERDGVRNIADVVGQG; this comes from the coding sequence ATGTACCAGACTGTTCGCCCGCTGCTGTTCCGGCTGGACGCCGAGGACGCCCACCACCTCACCCTGCGCGGGCTGGAACTCGCTTCGGGGGTGCCGCTGCTGCCCCGGCTGGCCCGGACGCTGACGGTGCCGGGAACACAGGGGCCAGGCGACGCGGCGCTGCGGCGCACGCTGTGGGGGCAGACCCCCTCGGAGCAGACTTTCGAGTCGCCGCTGGGCCTCGCGGCGGGGCTGGATAAAAACGCGCAGGCGGTGCCGGCATTCACGGCATTCGGCTTCGGCTTCGTGGAGGTCGGCACGGTCACGCCCCTCGCGCAGAGCGGCAACGAGCGGCCCCGGCTGTTCCGGCTGCCCGAGGACGAGGCACTCATCAATCGCATGGGCTTCAACAACGGCGGCACGGCGGCGATGCACGCCCGGCTCGCGGTGCTGACCGACCGGGCCGCGCCGGTGTGGGTCAACATCGGCAAAAACAAGGTGACACCCAACGAAGACGCCGCCGAGGACTACCGCAAATGCGTACGGGCCCTGGGGGACTTGGCCGACGCCTTCGTGGTCAACGTAAGCAGTCCCAATACACCGGGCTTACGGGCACTGCAAGCAGCAGACGACCTCGCCGCGCTGGTCCGCGCCGTGCTGGATGAGGTGGAAGCGGGCCGGGTCCGCACCCTGCGCCGTCCGCCGGTCCTGGTCAAGCTGGCGCCCGACCTGCACCCCGCCGACTTTGAGGCCAGCGTGGGCGCGGTGCTGGACGCGGGCGCGAGTGGCCTTATCATCTCCAACACCACCCTGTCCCGGGGCGGCCTTTCCCACCCCAACCGCGAGCAGGCCGGAGGGCTCAGTGGGCGCCCTCTTACTGACCGCTCCACCGAACTCGTGCGCGACGCCTACCGCCTGACGCGGGGCCAGGTGCCCATCGTCGGCGTCGGCGGCGTATTCAGTGCCGAGGACGCCTACGCCAAGTTGCTCGCCGGGGCCGATTTGGTGGAGGTCTACTCGGCGCTGATCTACCGGGGGCCGGGCCTGGTCCGTGAGATCAACGCCGGTTTGGTCAAACTGCTGGAGCGCGACGGCGTGCGGAACATAGCCGACGTGGTGGGCCAGGGATAA
- a CDS encoding serine-tRNA(Ala) deacylase AlaX gives MTRPLYHDPYQPLTFAASVVDVQGQEVALAATAFYPESGGQSSDVGLLRWPGSEARVTHARKDKATGTVWHRVDGELPPVGAEVTGEVDPGPRWRHTQRHSAEHLLAQAFRRVNPAFEVASVNMTGPECTIDFLGDPGEADIRAAEALLRETLGRDELTLETPIVPEAELVNYPLRRESKVGGQVRLVMFRGSDGDFFDVSACGGTHVPGAAMCAPVVILRTERVRGGQVRVVFMAGEEASEYLSGVYQSARTLAQEFSAPVDKLPERVAALRADLSAARADADALRARLAAQLVAAASAEGTPPLRLLTLDNAALLAPVLTAVPAGEVLAAVGPGGRCGVASAHPDVKAGDVLRAALAVTGGKGGGKPDLAQGSTADEGGFLEAVRQVL, from the coding sequence ATGACCCGTCCCCTCTACCACGACCCCTACCAGCCGCTCACCTTCGCCGCGTCGGTGGTGGACGTACAGGGGCAAGAGGTGGCGCTGGCCGCGACTGCCTTTTACCCCGAAAGCGGCGGCCAGAGCAGCGATGTGGGACTCTTGCGCTGGCCGGGCAGTGAGGCTCGGGTGACACACGCCCGCAAGGACAAGGCGACGGGCACGGTGTGGCACCGGGTGGACGGCGAGTTGCCCCCCGTGGGTGCAGAGGTAACAGGCGAAGTGGACCCCGGCCCACGCTGGCGGCACACCCAGCGCCACAGCGCGGAGCATCTGCTGGCGCAGGCGTTCCGGCGAGTGAATCCTGCGTTCGAGGTCGCCTCGGTGAACATGACCGGCCCCGAATGCACCATCGATTTTCTGGGCGACCCGGGCGAGGCCGATATACGCGCCGCCGAAGCGCTGCTCCGCGAGACGTTGGGCCGCGACGAACTGACGTTGGAAACGCCCATCGTGCCCGAAGCCGAACTGGTGAACTATCCCCTGCGCCGCGAGAGCAAGGTGGGCGGGCAGGTGCGGCTGGTGATGTTCCGGGGCAGCGACGGTGACTTCTTCGACGTGAGCGCGTGCGGCGGCACCCACGTTCCCGGCGCCGCCATGTGCGCCCCGGTGGTCATCCTGCGAACCGAGCGGGTGCGCGGCGGTCAGGTCCGGGTGGTCTTTATGGCAGGTGAGGAAGCGAGCGAGTACCTCTCCGGCGTCTACCAGAGCGCCCGCACGCTGGCCCAGGAATTCAGCGCCCCGGTGGACAAACTGCCCGAGCGGGTGGCGGCTCTCCGCGCTGACCTGAGCGCCGCCCGCGCCGATGCCGACGCTCTACGCGCCCGCCTCGCGGCTCAGTTGGTGGCTGCGGCTTCTGCTGAAGGCACGCCGCCTCTGCGCTTGCTCACGCTGGACAACGCCGCGCTGCTTGCCCCAGTTCTGACCGCTGTGCCGGCAGGCGAGGTGCTGGCCGCCGTGGGGCCGGGGGGCCGCTGCGGCGTGGCGAGCGCCCACCCCGACGTGAAGGCGGGCGACGTTCTGCGCGCGGCACTGGCTGTTACTGGAGGCAAGGGCGGCGGCAAGCCCGATTTGGCGCAGGGGAGCACGGCGGATGAAGGGGGGTTCTTGGAGGCGGTGCGCCAGGTTCTTTAA
- a CDS encoding bifunctional metallophosphatase/5'-nucleotidase, with protein sequence MKKNLLLIGASLLLGACSTTPEPSKPEQEKPATTKVTVVGLNDFHGNLEPTSFAGVMVPDPKDPTKQVKLTTGGIEVIGGYLDQERAKNANLTFVGAGDLIGASPVTSSLLRDEPSVIGLSKLGMQYSSLGNHEFDQGYKELLRMQNGGCDSNAPDKACKFQNPYPRATFSWLGANVEVKATGKPALPAYGIQEIGGARIAFIGAVTKTTPTIVSPDGVADLKFLDEAESINKYVPELKAKGVDAIIVLIHEGGVSKDGFDKPACGTLTGPIVNIVNKLDPAVDAVISGHTHQGYNCVVNGRTVIQGDYYGHLLQRLDMTIDLQKHKVTDIRAANVVMDPNTITKNAEMTALVGRAKSLTDAVKQRAIGSLAAPTISRTTNAAGESALGDLIADSQLAATADRGAVIAFMNPGGIRADLNATGGGTTVTFGDAYAVQPFGNTLVVMDLTGAQIKALLEQQFDNPSAGQNRVLQVSKNFTYSYDSTAAAGNRVDPASIKLGGVTLDPAKTYRVTLNSFLSTGGDNFTTFASGTNVLQLPNVSDLDALTAYIVAHPGVAGGAQDRIVKLK encoded by the coding sequence ATGAAGAAAAACCTGCTGCTGATCGGCGCGTCCCTGCTGCTGGGCGCCTGCTCCACGACCCCGGAACCGTCCAAGCCTGAACAGGAAAAGCCCGCCACGACGAAGGTCACGGTCGTCGGCCTCAACGACTTTCACGGCAACCTCGAACCCACCTCGTTCGCCGGGGTTATGGTGCCCGACCCCAAGGACCCGACCAAGCAGGTCAAGCTGACGACCGGCGGCATTGAAGTCATCGGCGGCTACCTCGACCAGGAGCGCGCCAAGAACGCCAACCTGACCTTCGTGGGCGCGGGCGACCTGATCGGCGCCTCGCCCGTGACGAGCAGCCTGCTGCGGGACGAGCCCAGCGTGATCGGCCTGAGCAAGCTCGGCATGCAGTACAGCAGCCTGGGCAACCACGAGTTCGACCAGGGCTACAAGGAACTGCTGCGGATGCAAAATGGCGGCTGCGACAGCAACGCGCCCGACAAGGCCTGCAAGTTCCAGAACCCCTACCCCCGCGCGACCTTTAGCTGGCTGGGCGCCAACGTGGAGGTCAAGGCGACTGGCAAGCCGGCCCTGCCGGCCTACGGGATTCAGGAGATTGGCGGCGCCAGAATCGCCTTTATCGGCGCGGTGACGAAGACCACCCCCACCATCGTCAGCCCCGACGGCGTGGCCGACCTCAAATTCCTCGATGAAGCCGAGTCCATCAACAAGTACGTGCCTGAGCTGAAAGCGAAGGGCGTAGACGCCATCATCGTGCTGATTCACGAGGGCGGCGTGTCCAAAGACGGCTTCGACAAGCCCGCCTGCGGCACCCTGACCGGCCCCATCGTGAACATCGTCAACAAGCTCGACCCCGCCGTGGACGCGGTCATCAGCGGGCACACCCACCAGGGCTACAACTGCGTGGTCAATGGGCGCACTGTGATTCAGGGCGACTACTACGGCCACCTGTTGCAGCGCCTCGACATGACCATTGACCTCCAAAAACACAAGGTCACCGACATCCGCGCCGCCAACGTGGTGATGGACCCGAACACCATCACCAAGAACGCCGAGATGACGGCGCTGGTGGGCCGCGCCAAGTCGCTGACCGACGCGGTCAAGCAGCGGGCCATCGGCTCCCTGGCGGCGCCGACCATCTCGCGCACGACCAACGCGGCGGGCGAAAGCGCACTGGGCGACTTGATTGCCGACTCGCAGCTCGCCGCCACCGCCGACCGGGGCGCCGTCATCGCCTTCATGAACCCCGGCGGCATCCGCGCCGACCTGAACGCGACGGGCGGCGGCACCACCGTGACCTTCGGGGACGCCTACGCCGTGCAGCCCTTCGGCAACACGCTGGTGGTCATGGACCTGACCGGCGCCCAGATCAAGGCGCTGCTCGAGCAGCAGTTCGACAACCCCTCGGCGGGCCAGAACCGCGTCTTGCAGGTCAGCAAGAACTTTACCTACAGCTACGACAGCACGGCGGCAGCGGGCAACCGGGTGGACCCGGCGAGCATCAAGTTGGGCGGCGTCACACTCGACCCCGCCAAGACCTACCGCGTGACCCTCAACTCCTTCCTCTCGACGGGGGGCGACAACTTCACCACCTTCGCCTCGGGCACCAACGTGCTGCAACTGCCCAACGTCAGCGACCTCGACGCCCTCACGGCCTACATCGTCGCTCACCCCGGCGTGGCGGGCGGCGCGCAGGACCGCATCGTCAAACTGAAGTAA
- a CDS encoding class I SAM-dependent methyltransferase, with protein sequence MTDAWNAEQYRDRHAFVFQSSEDLAAEWLRPQPGERILDLGCGSGELTARIAQSGAQVVGVDASPAMIAAAQSSFPAVPFEVQDAHALTFGSEFEAVFSNAALHWMKPLPPVFGRVAAALKPGGRFVLEMGGAGNVQTTLDAVAHATHKLGLPELPPPWVFPTAGELCTGLEAAGMRVERLHWFERPSRLPGEDGFRAWLEGFGQVWLAPLGAEEREAVIREAAEFARPRLWDGEAWVSDYRRLRALAVKTGN encoded by the coding sequence ATGACCGATGCCTGGAACGCCGAGCAGTACCGTGACCGCCACGCTTTTGTCTTTCAGTCGAGCGAAGACCTCGCCGCCGAGTGGCTGCGCCCGCAGCCCGGCGAACGGATTCTGGACCTCGGCTGCGGCAGTGGTGAACTGACCGCCCGCATCGCTCAGAGCGGCGCGCAGGTCGTGGGCGTGGACGCCAGCCCCGCCATGATCGCCGCCGCGCAGAGCAGCTTTCCCGCCGTGCCGTTCGAGGTGCAGGACGCCCACGCCCTCACCTTTGGCTCCGAGTTCGAAGCCGTATTCAGCAACGCCGCGCTGCACTGGATGAAGCCGCTGCCCCCAGTGTTCGGACGGGTCGCCGCCGCGCTGAAACCGGGAGGCCGCTTCGTGCTGGAAATGGGCGGCGCGGGCAACGTGCAGACCACGCTGGACGCGGTGGCGCACGCCACGCACAAGCTGGGGCTGCCCGAGTTGCCGCCGCCGTGGGTGTTTCCGACGGCGGGCGAGCTGTGCACCGGGCTGGAAGCCGCCGGGATGCGGGTCGAGCGGCTGCACTGGTTCGAGCGGCCCTCGCGCCTGCCGGGGGAAGACGGCTTCCGGGCGTGGTTGGAGGGCTTCGGGCAGGTGTGGCTCGCACCGTTGGGGGCCGAGGAGCGGGAGGCCGTGATTCGGGAAGCCGCCGAGTTTGCGCGGCCCCGGTTGTGGGACGGGGAGGCGTGGGTGAGTGATTACCGGCGGCTGCGGGCGTTGGCGGTGAAGACCGGGAACTGA
- a CDS encoding PQQ-binding-like beta-propeller repeat protein, which yields MRRYLLLLSLALTACTSQNAPTPGEDALAQLPALTLQWSFPDHKVTGYTTLLGTLLLGGRQVTAIDTRTHQLAFKLPLDTENLRTNYATLDDKLIALNGKNADVLTVFDRSGQILNTVAVPGGTRQSLGQLGPFVAGSSLYVVSGARLYRYRTADLLRPDAQPVWVRNYPGFRLASLIVRDEDRLFVSTSAETSHQLIALNSQGETRWAVDVSPKTLQNTGAFALSLYKNLIIAQAGVAGLQAYDADTGEKAWKKFPDINVCPGGQANTAFRMSIADDKVFIGPWGGTCILAYHAATGELAWVFDAPNHVTFDTTPLDVNGVVYASNSRLWALDAETGKALAVGRENLSDNLGAPLSYDPAGRQVLHWGAAGVHAYQPLR from the coding sequence ATGCGCCGATATCTGCTGCTTCTGAGTCTCGCCCTGACCGCCTGCACGTCCCAGAATGCCCCCACTCCGGGCGAGGACGCCCTGGCCCAGCTTCCCGCCCTTACCCTGCAATGGTCCTTCCCCGACCACAAAGTCACCGGCTACACCACCCTGCTCGGCACCCTGCTGCTCGGCGGGCGTCAGGTCACGGCGATTGACACCCGCACCCACCAGCTCGCCTTCAAGCTTCCCCTCGACACCGAGAACCTCCGCACCAATTACGCCACCCTGGACGACAAGCTCATCGCTCTGAACGGCAAGAACGCTGACGTCCTCACCGTCTTTGACCGCTCCGGCCAGATCCTGAACACAGTTGCTGTTCCAGGGGGCACCCGGCAAAGTCTAGGCCAACTCGGTCCTTTCGTCGCCGGCAGCTCCCTCTATGTGGTTTCTGGTGCCCGGCTTTACCGCTACCGCACCGCTGACCTCCTGCGCCCAGACGCTCAGCCCGTCTGGGTTCGCAACTATCCCGGCTTCCGTCTGGCGAGCTTGATCGTCAGGGATGAAGACCGTCTCTTTGTCAGTACAAGCGCCGAGACTTCCCACCAGCTTATCGCCCTCAACAGTCAGGGAGAGACCCGCTGGGCTGTAGATGTTTCCCCTAAAACTCTTCAGAACACAGGTGCTTTCGCTTTGAGTCTGTACAAGAACCTGATCATTGCCCAGGCAGGCGTCGCTGGACTTCAGGCTTACGACGCGGATACTGGCGAAAAAGCCTGGAAGAAGTTCCCCGACATCAACGTCTGCCCCGGTGGGCAGGCGAACACCGCCTTCCGCATGAGCATTGCAGACGACAAGGTGTTCATCGGTCCCTGGGGTGGGACGTGCATCCTCGCTTACCACGCGGCGACGGGGGAACTCGCCTGGGTGTTCGACGCGCCGAACCATGTCACCTTCGACACGACGCCGCTGGACGTGAACGGGGTGGTGTACGCCTCAAACTCGCGGTTGTGGGCGCTGGACGCCGAGACAGGCAAGGCGCTCGCGGTGGGGCGGGAGAACCTGAGCGACAACCTGGGGGCGCCGCTGTCGTATGACCCGGCGGGCCGTCAGGTGCTGCACTGGGGCGCGGCGGGTGTCCACGCCTACCAGCCGCTGCGTTAA